The Rhodoferax sediminis genome has a segment encoding these proteins:
- a CDS encoding DUF1178 family protein, whose product MKVLNLQCVRQQHSFEGWFASEDDFQDQLARGVLECPLCGAQEIQKLPSAPRLNLGAAREREATPPDAMPAHPPASMTDMFAPADPAYQATVLRALRELVARTEDVGERFAQEARRIHYGETAHRNIRGRASAREAMELLEEGIEVMPLPAAAGDTLQ is encoded by the coding sequence ATGAAAGTCCTTAACCTCCAGTGCGTACGCCAGCAGCATTCGTTTGAAGGCTGGTTCGCCTCTGAAGATGATTTTCAGGACCAGTTGGCGCGCGGCGTGCTCGAATGTCCGCTGTGCGGCGCCCAGGAAATACAGAAACTGCCCAGTGCGCCCCGGCTCAATCTGGGCGCCGCGCGTGAGCGCGAGGCGACGCCGCCCGATGCCATGCCGGCGCATCCGCCCGCGTCCATGACGGACATGTTCGCACCCGCCGACCCGGCGTATCAGGCCACGGTGCTGCGTGCCCTGCGCGAGCTGGTGGCCCGCACCGAAGACGTGGGCGAGCGTTTTGCCCAGGAAGCCCGGCGCATCCACTACGGTGAAACCGCACACCGCAACATCCGTGGCCGGGCCAGCGCCCGCGAGGCGATGGAGCTGCTGGAAGAGGGCATCGAGGTGATGCCGCTGCCCGCCGCCGCGGGCGACACCCTGCAGTAA
- a CDS encoding NUDIX domain-containing protein yields MDDRHLVEEKMASMELFEGRLLHAFRDTVRLPDGSTTSREYVVHPGAVMIIPLLEDETGSLRVVLERQYRYPVQRVMIEFPAGKLDPGEDVLACAKRELLEETGYSARQWARAGMLHPVISYSTEFIEIWFARNLSLGQRRLDAGEFLDVFTATPTELLQWCRDGSVTDAKTLTGALWLQNVLSGVWPLHWQDAAAPRAGR; encoded by the coding sequence ATGGATGACCGCCATCTGGTCGAAGAAAAGATGGCCAGCATGGAATTGTTCGAGGGCCGGCTTCTCCATGCCTTTCGCGACACGGTACGTCTGCCCGACGGCAGCACGACGTCGCGCGAGTATGTGGTGCATCCCGGCGCGGTCATGATTATTCCGCTGCTGGAAGACGAGACCGGCTCTTTGAGGGTGGTACTGGAGCGCCAGTACCGTTACCCGGTGCAGCGGGTCATGATTGAATTCCCCGCGGGCAAACTCGACCCCGGAGAAGACGTGCTGGCGTGCGCGAAGCGCGAACTGCTGGAGGAAACCGGCTATTCGGCCCGGCAATGGGCGCGCGCGGGCATGCTGCACCCGGTCATTTCGTACTCGACGGAGTTCATTGAGATCTGGTTTGCCAGGAATTTGAGCCTGGGCCAGCGCCGGCTCGATGCGGGGGAGTTTCTGGACGTTTTCACGGCGACCCCGACCGAGCTGCTCCAATGGTGCCGCGACGGGAGCGTGACCGACGCCAAAACGCTGACGGGTGCGCTCTGGTTGCAAAACGTGTTGTCGGGCGTGTGGCCGCTGCACTGGCAGGATGCCGCAGCGCCGCGCGCTGGCCGATAA
- a CDS encoding DUF2818 family protein, protein MSQSLSVWLVILVAFCAANLPFVNQRLLAVIPLSSPKILAVRLAELVVFYFIAGGIGLALENRAGQIAPQGWEFYAITGALFVTFAFPGFIYRYLLKHRN, encoded by the coding sequence GTGTCCCAATCCCTCTCCGTCTGGCTCGTGATTCTGGTGGCGTTTTGCGCCGCCAACCTGCCCTTTGTCAACCAGCGCCTGCTGGCGGTCATTCCGCTGTCCAGCCCGAAGATTCTTGCCGTGCGGCTGGCCGAACTGGTGGTTTTTTACTTCATTGCGGGCGGTATCGGGCTGGCCCTGGAAAATCGCGCCGGACAGATTGCGCCCCAGGGCTGGGAGTTTTATGCGATTACCGGTGCGCTGTTCGTGACCTTTGCGTTTCCGGGTTTCATTTACCGCTACCTGCTCAAGCATCGGAACTGA
- the nuoN gene encoding NADH-quinone oxidoreductase subunit NuoN — protein MIDKLSWISVYPEIVLLIMACVIALVDLAVTSARRTATYVLTLLALGVVALLEGLYASGGNTLYGFGNMVVSDPMGNWLACFVSVAMMATLVYGRPYGADRGMMRGGELFTLSMFSVLGMSIMISGNNFLVIYLGLELLTLTSYALVALRRDHVVATEAAIKYFVLGALASGFLLYGLSMIYGATGSLDISEVFKAVNSGHLKHQVLVFGVVFIVTGLGFKLGAVPFHMWVPDIYEGAPTVVSLIIAGAPKLSAFAICIRLLVEGLLPLAVDWQQMLAILAIGSLLIGNVVAISQTNFKRMLGYSTISQMGFVLLGLMSGVVNGNTLSAANAYSSAMFYALTYVLTTLSAFGIILLLAREGFESEEISDLAGLNQVSPLYAGVMAVSMFSFAGIPPLMGFYAKLSVLQALISSGLPSYIALAVFAVIMSLIGAFFYLRVIKVMYFDPPITAATISAPVDVRVVLSLNGALVLILGVLPGGLMTLCAQAIVATLGT, from the coding sequence ATGATTGACAAACTCAGTTGGATCTCGGTTTACCCCGAAATCGTGCTCCTGATCATGGCCTGCGTGATTGCGCTGGTGGATCTGGCCGTGACCAGCGCGCGCCGCACCGCCACCTACGTGCTGACCCTGCTGGCGCTGGGCGTGGTGGCCTTGCTGGAGGGCCTGTATGCCAGCGGCGGCAACACCCTTTATGGCTTTGGCAACATGGTGGTCAGCGACCCGATGGGGAACTGGCTCGCCTGTTTCGTCAGCGTCGCGATGATGGCCACGCTGGTGTACGGCCGCCCCTACGGCGCCGATCGCGGCATGATGCGCGGCGGGGAGTTGTTCACGCTGAGCATGTTCTCTGTGCTCGGCATGTCGATCATGATTTCGGGCAACAACTTCCTGGTGATCTACCTGGGCCTGGAGCTGCTCACGCTGACCAGCTATGCGCTGGTGGCGTTGCGGCGCGACCACGTGGTGGCCACCGAAGCGGCGATCAAGTATTTCGTTCTCGGCGCGCTGGCCAGCGGCTTTTTGCTGTACGGCCTGTCGATGATTTATGGCGCCACCGGCTCGCTGGACATCAGCGAAGTGTTCAAGGCGGTCAATTCGGGCCATCTCAAGCACCAGGTCCTGGTGTTTGGCGTGGTCTTCATCGTGACCGGTCTCGGCTTCAAGCTCGGCGCCGTGCCGTTCCACATGTGGGTGCCGGACATCTATGAAGGCGCGCCCACCGTGGTGAGCCTGATCATTGCCGGCGCGCCCAAGCTGTCGGCGTTTGCCATCTGCATTCGCCTGCTGGTGGAAGGCCTGCTGCCGCTGGCGGTCGACTGGCAGCAGATGCTGGCGATCCTGGCGATCGGCTCGTTGCTGATCGGCAATGTGGTGGCGATCTCGCAAACCAATTTCAAGCGCATGCTCGGCTACTCCACCATCTCGCAAATGGGTTTTGTGCTGCTCGGCCTGATGTCGGGAGTGGTCAACGGCAACACGCTGTCCGCCGCCAATGCGTACAGCTCGGCGATGTTTTACGCGCTGACCTATGTGCTGACCACGCTGTCGGCTTTCGGCATCATCCTGCTGCTCGCGCGTGAGGGGTTCGAGAGCGAAGAGATTTCCGACCTGGCCGGCCTGAACCAGGTGAGCCCGCTGTATGCAGGGGTCATGGCGGTGTCGATGTTCTCGTTTGCCGGCATCCCGCCGCTCATGGGCTTTTACGCCAAACTGTCGGTGTTGCAGGCGCTGATCTCGTCAGGGCTGCCGTCGTATATTGCACTGGCGGTGTTTGCCGTGATCATGTCGCTGATTGGTGCGTTCTTTTACCTGCGCGTGATCAAGGTCATGTATTTTGATCCCCCCATCACAGCCGCCACGATCTCGGCGCCGGTCGATGTGCGCGTTGTGCTGTCGCTCAACGGTGCGCTGGTGCTGATTCTCGGTGTATTGCCGGGTGGCTTGATGACGCTGTGCGCGCAGGCCATCGTGGCGACCCTGGGAACCTGA
- a CDS encoding NADH-quinone oxidoreductase subunit M, producing MGLLSLAIWIPIFFGVVLLAFGRDEHARVVRWVALIGATISFLVTLPLYSGFKLGTSAMQFVEKSNWMPRFNINYHLGVDGISLWFVLLTAFITLVVIIASWESITERVNQYMAAFLVLSGLMIGVFCALDGMLFYVFFEATLIPMYLIIGVWGGPNKIYAAFKFFLYTLLGSLLMLIAMIYLYTKSGGSFDLAVWYTLPLGSTAQTFLFFAFFAAFAVKIPMWPVHTWLPDVHVEAPTGGSAILAAIMLKLGAYGFVRFAMPIAPDAAHEWAWLMITLSLVAVIYVGVVALVQPDMKRLVAYSSVAHMGFVTLGFFIFNELGAAGGIVQMLSHGLVSAAMFLCIGVLYDRVHSRQIASYGGVINVMPKFAAFALVFAMANCGLPGTSGFVGEWMVILGGVKFNFWVGLAAASALIWGAAYTLWMYKRVYLGPVANDHVKAMLDINSREFLMLALLAIAVLYMGIYPKPMTDVMNASVVDLLKHLATSKLN from the coding sequence ATGGGATTGTTGAGCCTTGCCATCTGGATACCGATTTTTTTCGGCGTCGTTTTGCTGGCGTTTGGTCGGGATGAGCACGCCCGGGTGGTGCGCTGGGTGGCGCTGATCGGCGCCACCATCAGTTTCCTGGTCACGTTGCCGTTGTACAGCGGCTTCAAGCTGGGCACCTCGGCCATGCAGTTTGTCGAGAAGAGCAACTGGATGCCGCGCTTCAATATCAATTACCACCTGGGGGTGGATGGCATCTCGCTGTGGTTCGTCCTGCTCACCGCCTTCATCACGCTGGTGGTGATCATCGCCAGCTGGGAGTCCATTACCGAGCGGGTGAACCAGTACATGGCCGCCTTTCTGGTTCTCAGTGGCTTGATGATCGGTGTGTTCTGCGCACTCGACGGCATGCTGTTCTACGTGTTCTTCGAGGCCACACTGATCCCGATGTACCTGATCATCGGTGTCTGGGGCGGGCCCAACAAGATCTACGCGGCCTTCAAGTTCTTCCTCTACACGCTGCTCGGCTCGCTGTTGATGCTGATCGCCATGATCTACCTGTACACCAAGTCGGGGGGCAGCTTCGACCTGGCGGTCTGGTATACCTTGCCGCTGGGCAGTACCGCGCAGACGTTCCTGTTTTTCGCCTTCTTCGCGGCCTTCGCCGTCAAGATCCCGATGTGGCCGGTGCACACCTGGCTGCCCGATGTGCACGTCGAAGCGCCGACGGGAGGCTCCGCCATCCTGGCGGCCATCATGCTCAAGCTCGGGGCTTACGGCTTCGTGCGCTTCGCCATGCCGATCGCGCCCGACGCCGCGCATGAGTGGGCCTGGCTGATGATCACGCTGTCGCTGGTTGCCGTCATCTATGTGGGTGTCGTGGCGCTGGTACAGCCCGACATGAAAAGGCTCGTGGCTTATTCGTCCGTGGCCCATATGGGATTTGTGACGCTGGGCTTCTTCATCTTCAACGAGCTCGGTGCCGCGGGCGGCATCGTGCAGATGCTTTCCCACGGCCTTGTGTCGGCGGCCATGTTCCTGTGCATTGGCGTGCTCTACGACCGGGTGCATTCGCGCCAGATCGCCAGCTATGGCGGGGTCATCAATGTGATGCCCAAATTTGCCGCCTTTGCCCTGGTCTTTGCCATGGCCAACTGCGGCCTGCCGGGCACCTCGGGTTTTGTGGGTGAATGGATGGTGATTCTGGGCGGCGTCAAATTCAACTTCTGGGTCGGTCTGGCGGCGGCGTCGGCGCTGATCTGGGGCGCGGCCTACACCTTGTGGATGTACAAGCGGGTCTACCTGGGGCCTGTCGCCAATGACCACGTCAAGGCCATGCTGGACATCAACAGCCGCGAGTTCTTGATGCTGGCGCTACTGGCCATCGCCGTGCTCTACATGGGTATTTATCCGAAACCCATGACCGATGTCATGAATGCCTCCGTGGTGGACTTGCTCAAGCACCTGGCGACGTCCAAGCTGAATTGA